Within the Agromyces atrinae genome, the region GGCGGAATCGACGCCGCCCGAGAGGGCGGAGATCACGCGCGCAGAGCCGACCTGGGCGCGGATGCGCTCGACCTGCTCGGCGATGACGTTGCCGGGGTTCCAGTCGGCGGGGATGTCCGCCGCCTTGTGGAGGAAGTTCGAGAGCACATCCTGGCCGTACTCGGAGTGCTTCACCTCGGGGTGCCACTGCACGCCGTAGAAGCCCTGCTCGTCGTTCGCGAACGCCGCGACGGGCGTCGTCGCGGTCGAGGCGAGCACGTCGAAGCCCTCGGGGGCGATCGAGACGGAGTCGCCGTGGCTCATCCATACGATCTGAGCCGACGGCTGGCCGCCGAGCAGCACGTTGCCGTCGTCGGTGAGCGCGGTGACCGCGGTCGATCCGTACTCGCGGTGCCCGGTCTGCGCGACGGTTCCGCCGAGCTGCTGAGCCATGACCTGGAAGCCGTAGCAGATGCCGAGGGTCGGCACGCCGAGTTCGAGGATGCCCGGGTCGAGCGACGGGGCGCCGGCCTCGTAGACCGACGACGGTCCGCCGGAGAGGACGATGCCGACGGGGTTCTTCGCGCGGACCTCGTCGGCCGTGATCGTGTGCGGCACGATCTCGGAGTACACGGATGCCTCACGCACGCGTCGCGCGATGAGCTGGGCGTACTGGGCGCCGAAGTCGACGACGAGTACCGGGCGCTGCTCGGTCTCGGAGTTCTGAACGGTCTCGCTCACGCGGTGGCCTCCACAGGCTCGATGGACGCCTCACGCGAGGCCAGGTAGGTGTTGACCTCGCGCGCGGTGCGCGCCTCGAGGAAGAACGACAGGAAGGGCACGATGCCGCCCGATGCGAGGAGCAGGAACTTGGGGAAGGTCCATCGCATGAGGCTCCACACGCGGAAGCAGCTGAAGAGGTAGACGACGTAGAACCAGCCGTGGGCGATGAGGATGCCGGTCGAGAGGTTCACTCCGTCGCCGGTCGACTCGAGGCCCTCGGCCGTCTCGCGCATCTCGGCGAACGACAGGAAACCGCCCGCGCCGAACGCGAAGAGTTCGAGATGGAAGGCGTACTTGAGGATCATCTCGGCGGTCAACAGAAGCAGCATGACGCCGGTGATGACCGAGCAGATCATGTAGAACTTCAGTGCCCCGCGGATGCGCGGGAAATCGACCAGTTTGGGCTCGAGGGGCATGGGCCTATTCTACCGGTCGCTCAGGAGCGGCCAGTCCGCCGAGGAAGCGCTCGAGCACACGCATCGCGGCATCGATCTCGGGCTCGGGTTCGCGCCGGTCGCCGAGCGACAGAGCGACCTCGTTGAGAGCCCCCGAGAGCATCGCCGAGACGGCGGCCAGATCGCGCTCGTCGATGTCACCGGCATCGACGAGCTCCTGCAGGCCGACGTCGAGGAGCCTCGCGCTCGTCGCGCTGTCACCGTCGCGCCAGGCGTCCCAGCCGAGCACGATGGGGCCGTCGACGAGCAGGATGCGGCGGACGGCGGGGTCGACGCTCGCCTCGAGAAAGGCCCGGCACCCCGACAGGAACCGCGTGCGGGCGGGCGCATCGCCGTCGGATGCCCGTTCGACCGCCTCGGCGACGCGCTCGAGCGCGCTCTGGAGCACGGCTTCGAAGAGTCCGATCTTGCTCGCGAAGTGGTGGTAGAGCGCTCCTCGCGTCAGGCCCGCGTCGGCGACGAGACCCTCGAGCGCGGTCGCGTGGTAGCCGTCGCGAGCGAATCGCTCGGTCGCGACGTCGATGAGGAGCGCGCGCGATCGATCACGTTGCTCGGCTTTCGTGCCGCGTGAGCTGTGCTCGGTGACTTCGGCCATCGCGACTCCCCTCTTGACATACACACTGTATGTCACGCATGCTCGACAGACACATACAGTCTGTATGTCAATCGAGGAGGAGCCATGGCCACCACCGTCTACCCCGTACTGTGCGCGACCGACGTCGGCGCGAGCGCAGCGTTCTACCGCGAGTTCTTCGACTTCGACGTGACGTTCGACTCCGACTGGTACGTGAGCCTCCGGCATCCCGACGGCGCCGAGCTCGCGATCCTCGACAGCA harbors:
- a CDS encoding DUF3817 domain-containing protein, translated to MPLEPKLVDFPRIRGALKFYMICSVITGVMLLLLTAEMILKYAFHLELFAFGAGGFLSFAEMRETAEGLESTGDGVNLSTGILIAHGWFYVVYLFSCFRVWSLMRWTFPKFLLLASGGIVPFLSFFLEARTAREVNTYLASREASIEPVEATA
- a CDS encoding TetR/AcrR family transcriptional regulator, producing MAEVTEHSSRGTKAEQRDRSRALLIDVATERFARDGYHATALEGLVADAGLTRGALYHHFASKIGLFEAVLQSALERVAEAVERASDGDAPARTRFLSGCRAFLEASVDPAVRRILLVDGPIVLGWDAWRDGDSATSARLLDVGLQELVDAGDIDERDLAAVSAMLSGALNEVALSLGDRREPEPEIDAAMRVLERFLGGLAAPERPVE